The Mobula hypostoma chromosome 16, sMobHyp1.1, whole genome shotgun sequence DNA window GGCAATCCCCCAGAGGACCGGGCCTGCTTTGTGTTAAATGTTTAAAGATTTCAAACGATGGAATTTATTCTTACTGCAAACACTCTTATTTACAAGGTCAAGTATACCAGCACTCGACGGGTGCTTAAGAGTGTAATTATTTATCTAAGGGCGTTTGAGTGAGGATCTGGAGCCTTGGCAGGAGCCCAGGCTGAATGCCCTCAAAGCCACTCAGAGTAGAAGACATTACATTATATGCATGGGTTGTCCGAtgtgttttgctttttttttgtggtgATTCTCATCTTTGACCCTTTTCCCCCTCACTGCCGAGGAACTAAGTAGACATCTCGTGGATACACATGGGTCAAACAAGTGGGCCGGCTGCATTCCATAACACAAACAATTGGCAGATTTTTTGTTAAAATATGAATTGCAATAAATGTTCCTATACATTGTGCTCAAAGATATCCACACTGAAAGATAGGTAAGCGAGCCTGCTCTGGTCGGCATTTTGCAGCGAGTGAAGACTAGTGGCCGAAATATAATAACGAGAAAATTAAAAGATTTTTGAGGGTTTTTTTTAAGACGTCCAGTGTACACTGCGCATGTTAATCAATACTGCACAGTGAGCAATGGCTGTGTTGCACCTCCCCTCGCATAACAaaattaactttttttaaaaaagtaatcaCTCTAATGATTCCTGCGGCAACTTGTAAAAAGATGTAACGCAGAGGAAACTCAATTATTCAAAAGCCAAAACACGACCCAGCCATCAGCAGTGAAAACAGCAAAAGTGAAGGCCCTGGAAGTTTGGGAAAGTTAGTTTGTTATACACTCAAACACAAAGTTCGCGAAACACCTTATTAATATTAACTGCGAAACGCCAGCGTTTTCACTTGCACCCAACACAGGCACACACAAAGTCTTAGGGCATAGTTTTTAAACTAGACGACTCTTTATGGCTTCTATGAAAATACAATGTTAATGGCAGCcttacaaaatatttttaaagaacAATTTCTATCAAGGCCAAGTTTTTTATATATCTTTCGCTTTCCAAAAATACATATTTAAAGATTTTTCAAATCTATGTCGCACCTTATATTGTTCAATTGGGATCGTCGATCGGTCATAATAAATCAATTTCCCTTTAGTGAAAAGTACTGAAATTCTGCACCATAGCCGGTAAAATATTAATGCATTCTCTTACTGCTCGATGCAAAACCAAAGCCATGTAGTTAAGTCTATATTTCAATAAATTATTCTCCAAATGTAACtttatacacagacacacagctACTGGTTAAAAAATACCAGTCATATAAGATTTATACTAGTTGCACCAGGGATAAATTCAGTATCTCGGATGCAAACAAAAATACAAACAAATCTTACCAGAATTAAAATTTATATAAAAAGTCTATGAATTGTCTTTTTTATATTGAAGATGGCAGTGCAGAGCTCCTTTATTGAAGAATATAAAAGTTGCATTGTTCAATTATAACCGGGCGATCAGTAGTAGTAGTAAAATGGATGCCATCAAAGTCAAAACATTAGGCACTTGGACGGTAGAGGAGCCTCTGGGGCTTGAAGTGTACCCTTTTGTGCCTCTATTATCATCATCATAGCTGATAACGTTGTCTGTTGGATCATCTTCATAGTCCCAGTATTCATCTGGCTCCATGTCCGACCCGCTACTGCCTGAGCTATGCTCGGGTCCAAAAAAGCATAGCCTGGCCATGTTGTCCTTAATCGCCTCGCAAATGGGTCGATCGGCTCCGTCGCAGACGCACTCCTTGAGAAGCAAGGCTTTAGGGATAACTAGCATGCTCTCGATTACTTCCCGGCACTGATCTGTGCATTTGATGCCGTTGAAAAGTTTGCCGCAGTTATGGAGGTAGCGGTGCATGGCGTTGTTGCACTGTTGATCCATCTCGCATTGCAGGCGGGCTTCGGTGCAGCCCATTACCCCGTCCCGGTTGCGAGTCCTCGGCAGGCAGGGCTCGATGGCACGCTTGGTGCGTTTGCACAGCTCGTCCTTGACGCAGTCGCAGTTCTCCAGCATGGGTCCGTTCTGCGTTTGGTTGAGGTGGATGAGAGCCGAGAGGCAGTGGCTGGGACACCGCCTGGTCTCCAGGTTTAACACTGATCTGCAAGCCTCAGTATACTGCTCGTAGGCAAAGCTGCAGTCGGGCTCGACCTGACACTGCACGATGGCTTGCCAGCAGATCCGCCGGGCCAGCGATCCAGAATAGCTGAAAATGATCAGTAAACAGACGAGAAGATGCCCCTCGAATCGGATCAAGCCAGCGAGACTTGCCATCATCTTGGTGTCTGAAAGTTTTGAAGTTTGCTATTTTTTTGCATAAGGGATGGCTTATGTCACGCATCCATTCAAAAGTCTTCTGCGATCGCAGTGAAGAGTTTCTTTCTCAGTACTTCCCCCACAACATAGTAGGCTATGTTCTTCTCGCCTGTTTTTCCGTCAACACACTGCATGTAATGCTTCGAAGAGTTTGGCTCCGTTTCTTTTTACAGCAGacttccctcctccccacaaaaaaaaagccaaCGTGCTCTAATTACTTCGGCAGCGACTCCTAATATATTCAACAAGCTGCGAACAACCAGCAGAACTGCCCCGCGACATGTCCTCCCCCAGTCCCCGCCTCTGATGTTATACAGCGAGCTCCAATTGGCTGATGGTTTCAAGTCCCACCCTCTTTACTTGGAATCCAAGCTATTATTGGTTAACATTTCTAACTCACGCCCACTTTACTTGTACTCTGTGGTACCATAGGCTCATAGTTATTCATCCCGCCCCTGTATTATCTTGAGTGACACCACCGGCTGATAACACCGCTCCCGCCCTCAATACATACTACAAGATAGTATTGGCTGGTATCTCCACACTCTGCACAATCTAATTATTGTAAGGAGGAGCCTATGAATGATTGTTATTTTAGCAAATCCGATTCCAGGATTCTGGTACCGCGGTAGCTTCCTGCGGAGTCTGCATTCTTTGTAAATTCCCGCCGGATGCTATGGTCCGGCCCCAGGATCCTGCGCAGTGCTGTGTGTGTTCTTTCCCTGAGTGTAAGGCTGGTATGTGCAATACTGTAATATGTTCAGTCCGCCATGGGATTGCTGTTTTCCCGTCTTTCTCCACAAGGCTGGACCCGTTATCTTTCATGCTGAGTTTCCGGTTCCATCTTTTCTAGGAATAAACAAAAAACAAAGATCCAAAGGAATGTTGCAAAATGGCTCTAAGTTTCGTAACAACTTTTAAAATGATGTAAACTAACGTCTCACAATACACATGCCGCCTATTTAGAAAATGGAAGTAATTTGGATTAAAATCTGATTTAGAAACTTTGAGTGTACTTTGCTAGTTCTTTGATCTTATCGTGATTTGTTTACTAATTCGTGACATTTTTCTCATTTCACGTTTTCTTCTGTTGCATCTCTCCTTTTCTACTTAcgcttgtttttaaaaaaatctcattCATTCCTTCTCTCCCCAGTTGGTTCCGAACCCCAGGTAGATTAACTTCCACGGAAACGGCCTTGCGTGTTGTGACGTCACTGGTGCCGTCAAAGTTTTTCAATTCACAAATTCGATACTGCTTGTGTGCCGTTTCTGTGTTGTttgagaagaaaggaaatgaaaaaCAATAAACAAAACAGTCTTCAAGAATTTGCGCGATGTTCTTAACAAAAAAGTGGTTTGAAAGCTACTTGCTCCAGATGAGAATAACGCACCCCGAACGCCAGGGGGTCTATTTTTAACCATTTAACGCGAGAACGccggaaagagaaagagttaatgtttcaggtgaaaATCTCAAGTAAATTGAAAAGAAAGTGAATGATTTTGCTGCAATTGTAAAATGCTCcaaagctttttttaaaacaattagATGTGGCTGTAAAATCTCTTGAATAATGAGATGTTTTTGAAGCTCAAACGAGCAAACAGTCCCTATAATAAATACATATATTGAAACTAGAATTAAATTACTTGTAAGTTAGTATActattcacacacactctcaattCGATTATAAATCGTAACATTTTCAAAGCAAGTTACGTTGTCGCTAAATAGTTGTTTATACTGATTTACAATAATAAATGGTTAACCAATATTAAGGACTCTCAGAGAGCACCTGTATTGTAATACACACTTATATCATGAACGAGTAGAGTTAATATACTTACTTTAAAATACCATCCAGTTGCAGAATTGTGAATTTAATTTCAAACAGCATTCTACTTTGTGAAAATAATAATTACGCTCTGTTTCTTTATTTAAACACCACAGTTGATTAAGTACGTGAAAGCAACAGCAGCGGATGGATGTAATTTGATGCCATGCATTTAGAATGAACTTCCTGTGGTGATTTGGCTGCAGGGGTTGTCACTTGGGATTTGGAAATTAGATAAGTACACAGCTTGATGATAATGGCACAGTCCAACAGGACTGCACAATAATTGGTTTCATGTAACTTAAAACAGGTGAAAGGAGATGAATATTGTACGTTAACCaaggaatctgtggaatccaggGGTCTATTTTTAACTATTGCAACAGTATTCCAGTCATGAGTTTTAAGGATATGAAGATTTAGCATACGTGACTTCATATAAAAATACACCAAATTAAAAAAGGCAAACAATTATTGTTACCTTTGTTTTTTGACAGCAATTCAAGTTGGTCATGTTTATTTGACAGTAATTGTAAATTGCACTAACATTCATGGGCATGGCAGCTTGACACAGTATCATCCATTTAATATCTGCAATAAAATGACTGATTTCCAATCCGCAGGTCACCAATGAAACACTGCTGTGAAAGAAAACAATGACAGATTTCTGTCAGCTGTATGGTATGAGCTGCCACAAACCCAAGGTTGTACTGTTCTCATTAAAACATAGGCACTTGTATAAACAGCACATTGCTACGGAAATTGTTtcgaaataaaacaaaaaaaggcTTCGTTACATATGAAAGAAATTTAATTTGCTTGGCAACTGTAGTAGTCATTACCATCTGATGTATTGTCAATTTCAAAAATAGTTTACACCAAATGTTAATAAGATTCCTACAGTCTCTATGTACTTAGAAACTTAAATATCCTGTTGTTGCTCAAccagattaggcagcatcaggggaaagagaaagagctcatgtttcaggtcaaaaacccTCCCTCAGAGCTGGAAGTAGTTGGTCAAATGGTCAATAAGCCCTTTGCTATTCAAAGGGTTAACCTATTTTCAGCTTTAAAAGAAAAGaatggagaaaggccaacttGCACCATTAGGAGTCTCTTTTCCAAAAATAACATGCTGAGCAACCTGGAGGCTTTCCTGACTAATGGGAAGGGGAGAACAAGAGAATGAATAGTGGAGTTATCCGAAGATCACGAGGAAAGGTGTTTTAGAAAATATATTAAGGTGATAATAGTTATTTTAAGAGTGCATGGGTGATAGATGATGTGTAAGAGGGTGCAGGATTTTGGGTCAGGTAAGGATGGATGGAGGTCGGGGTGTTGGAGAAAGGGTCTGGAAGTGACACCACCACTGGTGAGGATTTCAGAGACTGGGAGGCCACAGTAGACACAAAATCTTCAATGGAgactgatgcaccatcaataactccaaaagactgaaagcagagtaaatactgaaaggcttttattaacagtaaaatgggacCTCGTccctgctgagtatctgtcctggactgagggaggagcagtggcacaatcgcctttattcaggggtctgtgagaggagctacaggagcagtcagcagaggggcgtgtccagacaggtaatccagttacaacatatatatatatgtatatggtttaccacaaagaCAATAAACTATAGAAGATCCTTAGGAATAGGTCCTTAGAATTCACTTCAAATTGACCAGAATGGCAAATACTCACACAGCCAGATTTACGTTGAATAAATGACCGAAGAGGAGAGTGGAATCAATGTTAATAAGGATAATTTATGGTGGCACTTCTGAATGGGCAGCAAATTAATCATTTTAAACTGCTGTTTATTCCTGAGTCCATTATCAGTCTGATTGCCTGAAAGTATTTGAAGAATCAGTACATCTAAACTACTGTGGCATCAGCAGTACTGGAAAGAAGGCCGATGATGCTGGGGGAACTATTTGGTTTAATTGGCATGGGGAAAAAGGAAGAGAAGGCTAATATTTCAGGAAATATTTTTGAAATTCTGAAGTAAACAGGCATGACAATTATTGTATCTCTGAGATCCCCTGATTTATCTCCCTCTGTCCAGCTGTGGGCAATGTAAATTCATGACTAAAGCTTCTCATAGCCACGTTGTAGAACATTGACGGGGATGCTGTCCAGCCTGGAGATCTGGTTGTTTGTTTTAGATTGGATATTGCTGTTTTAATTTCTCGGCAGTCTGGTCCAGTGGCAAAGCTGGATTTCATCAGTTGCTGTGTGATGTAGTCCAGGAAGGAAACCTGATGGGGGACTGAAATGTACCAGCTGATGTTGGTTGCCTCTTTGTCCCTGATTAATTCACTCCTGCTCTTGCTTTTTAGTCAAATGGGGCTAGGGTTCTAGATGACCTTGACAGCTTCAAAGAATATGTGCATAACATAGTTGTCAGTGATTTACAGATCTGCCTGTACTCTCTCCATCCACCATCAATAATTGAAATAAattggattgaattgactttatttcttacatccttcacagacatgaagagtaaaaatctttaggttACATCTCTGCTTGAATGTGTAaattagtaatttgtaataaatagtatagcAAATTGAATAGTATTTGTAAtaatacagtaagatatacaacagaacagtcaatataacttagaaatacaattgtgtcagtgtgaattaatcagtctgatggcctggtggaagaagctgtcccggagcctgtgggtcctggcttttatgctgtggtaccgtttcccagatggtagcagctggaacagtttgtggttgggtgatttgggtccccaatgatccttcaggccctttttacacacctgtcactgtaagtgtcctgaatggtgggaagttcacatccacagatgtgctgggctgtctgcaccactctctgcagagtcctgcaattgagggaagtacggttcccatactaagtagtgatgcagccagtcaggatgctctcagttgtgcccctgtagaaagttcttaagatttggggactcatgtcgaatttcttcagctgtctgaggtgaaggaggcactgttttgcttttttcaccacacagccggtatgtacagaccaagtgatatcctcggtgatgtgtatactgaggatctcagccccagatccattgatgtcaatagggcttagcctgtctccattcctcctgtagtccatgaccagctcctttgttttagcaacattgagggagaggttattttcttgacaccactgtgtcagagtgatgatACCAGTCGTTGGTCATGTTTATTTTACTGTATGAGGTCAAATTGGCCTGCTACACCATTTATATGATTGTGGCTGATCACCCATTCCATTAGCCCAGTCCCCCTTTGTCCCCGTAATCCATTGATTCCTTTAGCTTCAAGAAATATTTTTCTCCTAAAATACTTGACCTCCACTATcttctgtgacagagaattccacagggtCACCATTCTCTGACGAAGCGACTTCCTCTAATCCCAGTTCTAAATAACATACTGCATCTTTGCCCGTTGGAAAAACGTGTATCTAGACTGTCTACTAAGTGAGAATTTTAATAGGTTTCCATGAGggcccctcttattcttctataATTCAACAAATTGAAGGCCTAACAGATCCTCTCACTCCTGATACTTAAATCCTGCTATCCCAGTTTTTGTAACATTccttgaatgacaataaagtccTTCCTTAAAAAAGGGGACCAAAActccagatgcagtctgaccACGGCCTTCTACAATCGTATTAAGACATTCTTATTCTTGTACTCAAAACTTTTTCCaataaagaccaacacaccaGTTGTCTTCCTAATTGATGTCTGGAGCAAGAAAGATATTAAGGTTTTGGTGGCATTTGAGCTGAGGTAATATTTGTAGAATGCAATATTGTGAGGTTTACAAAAAAAGTCtttgtatttgatgaggatattcAAAGTGCAcacacagagtacaaagtaaatctattatgaaagtatatatatatgtcaccatacacaaccctgagattaattttcctgcaggcatacttgtGAAGACTTCCCGTTAAGATGACGCTACTGACCGAACGTGTGTGTCATCTTCTAGTAGTCAAAAGTATAAGAAATCCAACGAAAAAGAACTTTTCTGTGGTAAGTTATGTTAAATTATTGCCGTAAGTAGTGAAGAAGCAAGCGATGACGAGGCGAGTTCTGAGGATGAGCCAAGATGGTTTGTTGCAGAATTATTGCAGTTGGAGTTCCAATGCCCGTACTGCCGGCCTGGCAGCTGGCCCACGAGTGAGGTTGGATCAGCCTGGGTGTCAAAAGAAGGTCGATGTCTGGGCAGAAAAGTTCCGATGCTCGTTCAACTGGCCTGGGAGAGAGGTTGGAATATTCCGGGCACCAAGCTGatctgaagagcttgagagcagcTTCGGGCTGGGTGAAGAATCTGGGCCCAAAGCGAGTCGCTGGGCGATGTGGTCTGGGCTTGGTGCCTAGGTCGTAGTGCAAGGTATTTTACACTGTTTAGACAGTTTAAATGCTGACCCAGATCGGAGGTGAAAACTGATTTCACTCACTCCCCAcgatcttcactcctctctctgGGGCACCAAAGCCTTTCGCTGTTTTGTTGTTTGGCTaatttaaacgccggcccagatagactgaaaagacagagtGTCGAATGGAACGAGAGCTGATTTCACTTGATCTCCGCGGTGAtcatctccatggcgctgaggtcatgaagactgccctggctgctgtgctccgtgcccAATAATATGATGAGCTGATAaacgaggctttgggcctactctgggctgttcCGTGGTTTGGATCTGAGTactcaattttggtttggaatgctgttgttcaatTCAATTGTTCGCATGAttcgtatttttttttctttcttacgCAGCAAGTGTTGGTCTATTATTTTTCGTTTttatcctttttttcctcttaaatgggttcttttgggtttcttgctttgtggctacctgtgagcaaacaaatctcacaattgtataatttatagattctttgataataagtgaattTTGAATCTGAATATTtattaaatccataatagaataataatcataatagaatcaatgaaagactacgccaaattgggctttcaaccagtgtgcaaaagacaacaaattatgcaaatacaaaaaaaagaaataataaataagcaataaatatcaagaacataataTGAaactgagtccacaggttgtgggaatatttctaTAATTGGACAAGCGAAGTAAAGATGATGGCTTTAGTCTTCTGAATGTGTAATTGGAGAAAGTTCTCATCCAAGGCAGAATGCCAGAGATTTACAAATATTGAGAAGGTTAGGGACAAGATAAAGATGGCCATCATCATTTTATACATGAATTTCACTTCTTTATCAATGGGTAATGTCATAGGTCAGCAGAGAGAAGCATTAT harbors:
- the LOC134357363 gene encoding growth arrest-specific protein 1-like, which translates into the protein MMASLAGLIRFEGHLLVCLLIIFSYSGSLARRICWQAIVQCQVEPDCSFAYEQYTEACRSVLNLETRRCPSHCLSALIHLNQTQNGPMLENCDCVKDELCKRTKRAIEPCLPRTRNRDGVMGCTEARLQCEMDQQCNNAMHRYLHNCGKLFNGIKCTDQCREVIESMLVIPKALLLKECVCDGADRPICEAIKDNMARLCFFGPEHSSGSSGSDMEPDEYWDYEDDPTDNVISYDDDNRGTKGYTSSPRGSSTVQVPNVLTLMASILLLLLIARL